A region of Thermodesulfobacteriota bacterium DNA encodes the following proteins:
- a CDS encoding type II toxin-antitoxin system VapC family toxin, whose translation MYMLDTDICIYTVKKKPRQVLERLSMVEAGGICMSAITFAELMCGALKSREVEANLATLRRLGELIEVVSFDTRAAEAYGRVRSDLERRGQTIGSLDLLIAAHALACGFTLVTNNVGEFSRVQGLDVENWAR comes from the coding sequence ATGTACATGCTGGATACGGATATCTGCATCTACACCGTCAAAAAGAAGCCGCGGCAGGTTCTCGAGCGCCTGTCGATGGTCGAAGCCGGCGGCATTTGCATGTCGGCCATCACCTTTGCAGAACTCATGTGCGGTGCGCTGAAGAGCCGGGAAGTCGAGGCCAACCTCGCCACGCTGCGACGGCTGGGCGAACTGATCGAGGTTGTCTCGTTCGATACGCGGGCAGCGGAGGCCTATGGCCGCGTCCGTTCCGATCTGGAGCGGAGGGGACAGACGATCGGGAGCCTCGACCTTCTGATCGCCGCCCACGCGCTGGCCTGCGGGTTTACTCTGGTCACGAACAACGTGGGGGAGTTCAGCCGAGTCCAGGGGCTCGACGTCGAGAACTGGGCGCGGTGA
- a CDS encoding AbrB/MazE/SpoVT family DNA-binding domain-containing protein, translating to MATARVVEQSGAQLVHLPKGFRVRGSEVEIHRRGDEIVLREKRQGLSEVFELLTSLPDDFMEQGRQQPSDQTREIL from the coding sequence ATGGCAACGGCGAGGGTTGTAGAGCAGAGCGGAGCACAGCTTGTGCACTTGCCGAAGGGGTTCCGGGTTAGGGGCAGCGAGGTCGAAATCCACCGGCGCGGCGACGAGATCGTTCTTCGGGAAAAGCGACAAGGCCTTTCAGAAGTATTCGAGCTATTGACGTCGCTGCCGGATGACTTCATGGAACAGGGCCGCCAGCAGCCCTCGGATCAGACACGAGAGATCTTGTGA